CCAATCAGCGGCGTCATTTCACGCGGGCAATCGAGGTCAGCGAGTTGGCGACGGAGATGAAGAGCTACGCAAAGACGTTACCGGGTTCGGTGTGGGCAGTGGATCGTCGTCGTGATGAGCAGACGCCGGCCTTCACGCCCGCCATCCCCGACTCCCGTGTTCGCGGTGACACCCGCTCGGCCGGAGGTGCCGCGTGAACGTCAGTTGCCCGGAGTGCCGTTCGGTGTTTCGCGTGGATCCGGCCAAGGTGCCGGCCACCGGTGTACGCGCCCGCTGCAGCGTGTGCGGCGGCGTGATTGCGATAAGCGGCGGCACATTGCCGGTGTCCATCACGCCGGCCAACGCCGCGGCCGCCGTGCCGGCCTTTGGTGGTGGTGCCTCGCGCGCTACCCCTGCCCGCGGAGTGGCCGCCAGCGCGACGCCGGCGGCCGTTGCGCCGGTGTCTGCCCCACGCAACACCCCGGTGTATGCGCCGCCGCTGCGCAGCGCGACGCCGCAGTCCTCGCCCGCGCTGGTGCCCCAGTCGCCGTCCATGACGCCGAGGGCTACGCCGAGTTTGACGCCAAGGGCGACGCCCGCCCAGGACGCGCCACCGGCGCCACGTCGTTTCGGCACGCCGCGTTCCGCCACGCCGGTGGTGTCGCCGCGGATCGGCACGCCGGCCGCGGGCACACCAGCGGCCGGCATGGCTGCACGGGCCACCCCCGTCGCCGGCACGCCAGCGGCGGGCCGTCGACCCATCAATCCCTTCCTCAAGGCGGATCCCGCCGAGCGGGCGCGGCGTCTGGCGCGGGCCCTGGTCAGTGACCTCGTGGCGTATCAGCCGAAGAAGCGCGAGGAGGGGCTGCGCGACGGCACACTGCGGCAATTGTTCCGCGAGGAAATCAAGAAGAGCTACGAGGAGTATGTAGAGCAGGTGGGTCGGGACGTAGCGGAGCAGTCGCCGCATTTCCAGGACGCCCTCAACGACATTCTTGCTGGCGGACGCCGCCTCTTCTGAACCCGGCGGGAACACGCGCCCCCGACTGTCGGGACGCGCGTGGACCCGATAGCTTGCAAAGGTTCGAGGCAGGTCATGCAGCAGGCACATCCCGGGCCGCTTTCCCCTGCGGAAAGCGGCTCGCGTCGTACGTGGAGGCGACAATGCAGGACGGCGAACGCCT
The Gemmatimonas sp. UBA7669 genome window above contains:
- a CDS encoding zinc-ribbon domain-containing protein, with the protein product MNVSCPECRSVFRVDPAKVPATGVRARCSVCGGVIAISGGTLPVSITPANAAAAVPAFGGGASRATPARGVAASATPAAVAPVSAPRNTPVYAPPLRSATPQSSPALVPQSPSMTPRATPSLTPRATPAQDAPPAPRRFGTPRSATPVVSPRIGTPAAGTPAAGMAARATPVAGTPAAGRRPINPFLKADPAERARRLARALVSDLVAYQPKKREEGLRDGTLRQLFREEIKKSYEEYVEQVGRDVAEQSPHFQDALNDILAGGRRLF